The region cttcagatgttgcttcaatatatccacataattttctttcctcatgatgttatctattttgtgaagtgcaccagtccctcctgcagcaaagcacccccacaacatgatgctgccacccctgtgcttcggcttgcaagcctccccctttttcctccaaacataacaatggtcattatggccaaacagttctatttttctttcatcagaccagaggacatttctccaaaaagtacgatctttgtgtccatgtgcagttgcaaaccgtagtttggctcttttatggcggttttggagcagtggcttcttccttgctgagcggcctttcaggttatgtcgatataggactcattttactgtggatatagatacttttgtagctgtttcctccagcatcttcacaaggtcctttgctgttgttctgggaatgatttgcactttttgcatcaaagtacatttatctctaggagactgaacacatctccttcctgagcggtatgacagctgcgtggtcccatggtgtttatacttgcgtactattgtttgtacagatgaatgtggtaccttcaggcgatttggaaattgctcccaaggatgaaccatttTTTTTWaattttccaatgatgtcaatcaaagaggcactgagtttgaaggctttgaaatatatccacatgtacacctccaattgactcaaatgatgccaattaacctatcagaagcttctaaagccatgacataattttcaggaattttccaagctgtttaaaggcaaagtcaacttagtgtatgtaaacttctgacccattggaattgtgatacagtaaattataagtgaaataatctgtctataaacaattgttggaaaattacttgtgttatgcacaaagtagatgtcctaaccgacttgccaaagctatagtttgttaacaagaaatgtgtggagtggttgaaaaacaagttttaatgactccaacctaagtgtatgtaaacctccgacttcaactgaatataCAAAATCTTTTAACATTTCAATTTGGTTACCCAATACttgaaatataatataaaaagTTAGAGGGACTGTAATATTACCCGAGCCCAAGAATGATCCATATACACTAGTGTAACAACCAGCTAGAACCTCAAAAGTCCACAGCACACCTTGCTGTGTCGATAACAGGAACAGTATTACAGTATTTTGAACTGTCGTCTGTCACAAGACTACGAACTGTCTAAAGTCGCTTTGAAAAAGAGTGTATTTTTAACTgtccatagaacaaaaataagTTGATGCTGGATAGTAAACTATGCAGAAAAAACCTTTGTGCAACCAAACTTCCAGAAGGAATCAAGGTACTCTCATGGATtggaaaaattaaaaaaatactttattgtTTATGGCTTATGCATAACAAGAATAAAAAATGCACTGTTGAGGCTACAACAGCCATTTTGTTTTATAGTATTTATGTTTTATAGTATTTCATCCCATGATCAAAGATCACCTCATGGATTAACTATAACCAAAGAAGTGCTCCTCACGTGTGTCTCTACATTATCCAAAGAGTGTTTGAGTATTCAAGTGAAACACATGTTGTGATATTATATGTAGACATACGGATTACAGTATATGTTTGGATATGGGAAGgacagagtcagtcagtcagagtgaGTGATTTACTGAGTGACTCCCAAAGGTCCAGTCAGTACAGAATGATTCAGCCTGTTATGTGATCAGAATGTTGGTTCTCAACCATGTCCTTCTGAGTAGTCCTACTACTGTACATAGGCTTTCCGATAGGAGTTCACGTAAACGTACTGTTGTTGAAGGTAAGTATTATCAACCGAGCCAAGGTTTTCTCTTCACTTCATCTGCTGTGGAGTTCTTTTGTATCCATTCACACACCTTGTGTAaattacacacattcacacacactccgGCCCACACATTTATATGTAATCAAACATGTCCATGYGTGTGATATAAAGAGAGATAAGCTGATAGTGTGTGGCTAGTGGCTTTGGTTATAATTTCTCTTTCGGCCTGCAGAGAGGCGACGGCAGGGCAAATTCCAGCCGTTCCGACGCCTGTttgggaggaggaagaagagggaggcagCGGAAAGGGGCTTTGATGCAGTAGAGCTGAAGGCCAGCTTCTCCACAGGGGAAGTGTGCAACGGAGTCGTCTCAGATGATGAGGAGACCAATCAACATCTGAGGTAAACAGGACATTTATGCATTCTGTTTGATACTGTGAAATACTCCAGCAGTCAAGATTGCATGTATACATTGCTCATAATGTTTTCATAAAGAGTTGAGTTGTACCGCAATTGCAGTTTTCCCCCTATTGCTTGTACAGGCCTCCACCTCAAAATGAAACTCTGAACACAGGTCTTATCAATAATTTAGTCTGCATGGCCTTGAGCACGTTATGTCTTTAATTCCTTTCAGTAAGACACACTTACCCAGACCACAGACAAAGCCTATGATACTATTCCCACTAAGACCCAACTTATATCCCacatatacacagtgccttcagaaagtatttacacccctagactttttcaacattttgttgttttacagcctgagtGTAAAATtaattacattgagattttgtgtcactggcctacacacaataacccctaatgtcaaagtggaattatgttttcagaaatgtttactaattaattcagaatgaaaaaatgaaatgttttgagtcgAGTATTCaacttttgttatggcaagagtcgagtattcaccccttttgttatggaaagtctaaataagttcaggagtaaaaatgtgcttaacaagtcacataataagttgcatggactcaataatagtgtgcaataatagtgttttgcatgatttttgaatgactacctcatctctgtacccaacacatacaattatctgtaatattcctcagtcgagcagtgcatttcaaacacagattcaaccacaaagaccagggaggttttacaatgcctcacaaagaagggcacatattggtagatgggtaatacatttataaaagcagacattgaatatccctttgagcatgctgAAGTCATTAATcacaatttggatggtgtatcaatacacctagtcactagaaagatacaggtgtccttcctaactcagttgccggagaggaaggaaaccgtgtttaatggctgtgaaaggagaaaattgaggatggctcaacaacattgtagttactccacaatactaacctaaatgacagagtgaaaagaaggaagccaatacagaatacaaatattcctaaacatgcatcctgtgaTTCCTGTTTgtaaaactgcaagaaatgtggcaaagaaattaatttcatgttctgaatacaaagcgttatgtttaggGCGAATccatcacaacacatcactgagtaccactcttcatattttccagcatggtggtggctgcattatgttatgggtttgcttgtcATCGGAAAGGACTAGGGAGTTRTTTTTACGAGTAAAATAAATGGAAttgaactaagcacaggcaaaatcctagaggaaaacctggttcagtctgctttccaacagacactgggagacaaattcacctttcagcaggacaataacctaaaacacaaggtcaaatatacactggagttgcttactaagatgatattgaatgttcctgattgaatggcctagttacagttttgactaaaatcgtcttgaaaatctatggcaagacttgaaaatggctgtttggcaatgatcaacaaccaactcgacagagcttgaagaattttttaaaataataatgtgcaaatattgtaaaatccaggtgtgcaaaactcttagactttcccagaaagactcagctgtaatcgctgccaaaggagcttctacaaagtattggttcaggggtgtgaatacttatgtatctaaattagatatttctgtatttcattttcaataaagttgcaaaaatgtataaaaacatgttttcccattgtcattatgggggtattgtatgtagattggttagattcttttttttttttttttacattaattttgaatttgtaacacaacaaatgtggaatagaTCAAGGGGTatgtatactttctgaagacactgtattacCACGTGGCTTCTCGGTTGCAATGGATCTGGTTATCTATTTTCGTGTCAGCAGAGTCGATTAAATATCACGGTCTGGTGAGAAAGGGCTGCGGTTCAGTTGAAATGTGGTCTATAAACTGCTTGACTGACCTTTAGCTTTTAATTTATGGAGTTTAGAGTGTGTGAGGGACACTACACCCTATCAGAAATGAATGACTGACTGTAATAACATACTATAACTGTAGTGTCCGTTTTGTCTTTGCAGGGAGCTTAACCCCATTGGCTCCCGAGCCCTCTCCCACGACAGTGTGTTTATCCCAGAGGAAGCAGTACAGGAGCCCAGTCCAGAACATACCATGTCCCAGGAAAACGTCTCCGATAAAGTCAGGAACCTGCAGGTAGGACttaaatacacacatgcacacacacacacacacacacacacacagtcagatgtATGTTCACAGTCTTGGTTGACAACTCGTAAGTCAACCGTTGCCCCAGGTAACAATCAATTACACTCTAACAGACACTTTAACGTTACTGCTCTCGTCAATGTCTAACACCAAACCCaaaatgtgtgtgtacgtgttgaaTGAGCAGAGGCAGATAGCACAGAATATCAAGTTTGGCCAGAGGCCCCCCTCTCTGAGGAAGAGTGAGGGAGACGAYGGCAGctcagatgaagaggaggtgCCCAGGAGCCCCCTGAAGGTCTTAGCCCAGGTGGAAGCTGAGCCAGTGGACACAGAGACAAAGGTAAAGGCAGGATTATTAATGGCAGACTGGGCACTATTGGTATACATACTAATTGCATACTCTTTGGTTCACTGTTAGCTTATAATGCTACAGTAGTAACCTAAAGAATTAGTGTTGGAAATATAGGAAGATGTTGACAATGTATTGTTTCCATGACAACCAGGGGGCCAGCCAGAGCCaagggcccagccagagccatggAGCTGCCCAGCACGGGACTCCCAGTACTCCAGTGAAATCTCCTAGGTCCAAACGAGTTCTTCCAGCCACCGGTACCATCGAGTCCATCGACCTGGACGGAGTCCCACAGTCTGTCCCTAGACTGGACAACACCGCTGCCAAGCATAAACTGTCTGTCAAACCCAAAAACCAGAGGATCTCCCGCAAGCACCGCCGATTCACACAGGTGAGAGGGGGTCAGGTTCCTTACAGTTGGTGGTCTTTCTTTGGTATGAATGTGCATGCATAGAATTGTCATATAGATGGAATAGAGTGAGATGGAGCTCAACAATAGAAATCAAAATACATACTTTTTCCCAGGATTTGCAGGAGGTGGATATCCCTGGCATACTGCAGGAGGAAACAGATGCAGCCGACGTCCAATACAGAACCGCTGAGGAAGAGACACCCCCAGAGAAAACTAAGAAGCAGAAACTGCAGGAGAACGAGAGACAGGAGTCCAGGAGGAAGCGAGAGCTGGCAGAACAAAGgcacagagaggaagaagaggataggAAGAAGAaagcagaggagtggaggctgcgtgagttagaggaggagagatgtcGCCAACAAGAGGAGGAACTTATAcgtaaagaggaggaggaaaggaggcagggagaggagatggcGAGGAGgatgaaagaagaagaggaaaagaggattagggaggaagaagaaaggagacagagagaactggAGGTGATGAGAattagagaggaagaagagaggatacagagagaagaagagagaaggatgagggagGAATTGGAGCTTATGCagcgagaggaggagcagaggacactagaggaagagaaaaggaggaaagaggaagaggaaagaatgaggaaagaggaagaggagaggaagcagcACGAACTGGAGGCAGAGCGTCTCTGtgtagaggaggaaaagagactgAAAGaggcagaagaagaggaggaaaggaagaaaaaGCAGGTGGAAGWAAAGAGAAAACTGcttgcagaggaggaggaggagaagagactgtGTGCAGAAGTGGCTGCGAGCAACTCTGACCCTGAAAGGAAGAGGAGGGCGGAGGAGGTGcgctggagagagatggaggagagacagaggccgTTCACCTTCAAAGTGTCCTCTGGGGAGAAGCAGATCCTGTTCCAGAAGGTCAACCTGACGCCTGTTACGCCGGCCTCCAGCCAGCAGGTAGGCGCTGTGGCTGAACACAAAGAGGGAGCCAAGGCCTCGTCCCCTGGAGGAGCTGACTCCCCAACCCTCCCGTCCTCTCAGTATGTCCCCCACACAGCCATCCTGGTGACGGGTGCCCAGCTCTGTGGGACTGCTGTCAACCTGGACCATATCAAAGAAACCGCTTGTAAGTCTCTCCTGGGTCTGGCAGATGAAAAGAAAGCTGCCATGGGCACCCCACCACCAACCAAGAGCAAGACTTCACCAGACCGCAAGTCTGGGAAAACCAAATCCCTCAGCGAGTCCACAGACCAGTCCAGTGCAGCCGTCCTTGCAGAGTGGGCCAGTATCCGCTCCAAGATATTCAAGGGGACTGGGGAGGGAAAGTATGAGGAATACCCAGACCACCAGAGCCAGAGCCGACCCAGCAGTGAGGACCAGAGTCCGTTCCTCCATAGCAACCTCAGGAAGACCATGTCCGCCAGCGCCAAGTTCTCCATCACCCCGGCCAGGAAGAAGTTTGCCGACTCAAACAGGAACTCTGAGGTGTTGAGtcaggaagagaaggaaggaggaaggccAGCGTCTGCTGTCTCCGACACCTCCTCCAGTGCCTCTGTTCCCCCTGCAGCTTCACTAGCCCCAGACAGCAAGACCCAGAGCCGGGGCGGTAAGACTGTCCGGATTGCAGACGGAACAGGGGAGTGTATGTTTGCCAAAGACCTCCCATCTTTCATAGTCCCCAGCTCTTCCCAGGCCTCACCTAGACCCAAGGGCTCTGAGACAGATACTGGGAGCCTGGGAGGAGAATCAGAGGACTCTGATGGccgggaggagggggaggagaagggccAGCCATCTCCGTTTGGGATCAAGCTGAGGAGGACCAACTACTCCCTCCGCTTCCACAGTGATCAGTCGACAGACAAGAGGAAGAAGAGGTACAGTGCCGGCGACAGCTTCGACGGGGTTCCCTCGCCTCTGACCCCCATTGACCGCGACTCTGACGCCTCAGTGTTCTCTAATAGCTCCAGCCCTGCGTCTCCACTCAGAGAGAGCTTTCCTGGGGTCAAGCCTGGACATGTGATTGTATCTCTTCCAGAGCCCCGGGCCAAAGCAGGCAAGTCTKCCACCCCTTCCATGCACAGCGAGGGGGAGAAGCTGCCTTCCAAATCCTCACTTTATCAGAGACCCAGCACATCCCCTAAATCTgcaacccctcccccctctccactccccAAAGTGGGCAGAGAGAGTTCCAGTGACGCAGTGGTCCAGAGGAGCTGGGTGGAGGCTGATTCAGCTGGCCATGAGGAgcgaggtgagaggaggagggaggagacctCAGCTGTGGCCCAGCTCCACAGGAACGGCCAGGGACAGAGCCAGGGCCAGGGGGAGGAGGAGCCCAAGGAGAAGAGGTCCTTCTTCCCCTCCATCAGTATCCCCTGGAGGGAGAAGGCTGACAGGAAGACGGAGCTCATCAGAAGAGGTCAGTGTCACCTTGGGAAACGCCTGTGCTGCTAGTCCAAGACAGAGATTTGATGGATTTATTTTTTAAGCGAGTAGGAATGTCACTCCTGCATTTTAATTACTTGAGTAATGTTGTGTGAATGTCCCAGTATATGATAGTTGTCTCGTCTCGCCCCTTACAGAGGGAAAGCCATCACTGCAGAGCAGGCACTCATTGGACAGTACGCGGGTCCAGGACAAGGAGTCAGGGCCTCTGTGGATCACGCTAGCGTTGCAGAAACAGAAAGGCTTCAGGGAGCAGCAGCAGAGCCGAGACGAACGCCGCAGCCACAGAGAGGCCAAACTGTCTGAGAAACAAACCAAGGACAAAGACAGCGTATGTTAATGCACTTTAACATACACGAATgccgtacatacacacatatatgctTATGTAGAGAAAGACATGCATGTTCTCAGTAGTCACCTGTACTAATAACAGTAGGAGAGCACAGCTGAAAGGTAACTGTGTTTCATAGGATGTGTTGCTTAGTCCTATGGAGGGTAAGGGGAGTAGAAACACCAACCCTCCCAAACCACAGACACCGGAGGAAGCTAAGAGACCAGACACCCTCCTGGGCCGCTTGGAGCGCCGGGACCTCCTGAAGAAAGCCAACACCCTGCCCAGCTCTGTCACAGGTAAGAGCTTGCTTGCATATTCACAAGTGTTTGATATCACACTTTCCCAAGATCAGATCAGACAGTTAGGATATCTCACATATGAAACATGATTCTATTACATCTGGATCATCATAATCAAACCAATCTGTTGTATAAATTGCATGGATTACTAAACTTTTATGGCGTCCTCGGCGTGCATTYTAACCCTTTCTCTCTGGGTCTTGTGTTCCAGTTGAGATTGCAGACTCCACTCCATCGCCCCCTGCAGTGAAGGAGTTGACCAAGCGCTTCCCATCCACTGACTCTCCCCAGGTGTCCACTGAGCCGGCCTGGCTGGCTCTGGCCAAGCGCAAGGCTAAAGCCTGGAGTGACTGCCCTCAGATCATCAAATAACCTACTCTCTAACCTCTACACTGcatcagtacagtacacacacacactgcccatgAACTATGACCCCTGTCCCAAACCATCCCATgacctctcctctctggtctgcaCCTGACCCTGCATTCTAACCTCAGCCCCCAGACCAAGTCATTCTCCTCCCATGCCACAATAACCATGCACTTGTATGATTATGTCAAAAGTGTGTTTCACATTCATAATATAAATACAATCACACGTTTACAAACATGAACACTCAGTTCAAGCATGCTCTTACACGAATACTTGAACACAAACTAAATTACTTTTTTCAAGATTACCTGGCTGTATACTATCAACTATATAATATCTTCCAACAAGTCAAAAGATCCTACAGCAGCCAATCATGGCCACTGCTGGCCATTGCAATAGCCAATCCCAACCCTTCCTTCCCTTCAGTAGCCAATCAAAGCTCCACAGCTGTAAATAGATCATGCACTAAACATAATACAAGATAGAAATGCTGATGTATTGGAAAGATGTGTCTTGACAGGTATGAAAAAGGGATATAGATTCTTCATTCAAGGGTACTTTGGGAACAGTGTTTTAAGGGCTACCAGTAGCCAATAACCCAACATGACAGATGATCACCCTGGTTTATCTcccttaaaataaaaacatttccttatCTCGTGGGGTTTATTTCAAGCACTGGTTTTCACAATGTTGAAACAATATATTTGTCATCTCTGAGCCTTGTCTGCAATGTACAGAATAAgcttatttttgtttcttttttaaatttaattttttacatgtattcaaAAGCAGTACTTAGTATAGAACTATTCTCACTGTGTCCGTGATGACTGTGACAGCTGTCAAAGATGCTatattgtaaaaaagaaaaatacattgcCATGACAGAGTTGTTTGAATCTCACCGCAGTTTGTAAAATAACACTAGATCTGTCATGATCAAATGTCGACTGTACTGAAACACATCATGAAAGACCAGGTGTCAGGTGGCTGTGAGTTGCACAATGTTCTTACCACTCTAACTGTGTCCTGTATTTTGCTTTGCTATAGAAAGAGACAACTTACCTGCTGTAACATACATTCTCCTGTCATATCCCCTGTGTGCTCGAGTCACCGCTAATGTGTTGACCTATAATAAGGCCTTTTCTCCTCCAGCATTTGGAAAGTCACATTCTGGGATAAGCTTAAAGCTGTATCACATCCTCTTCATTTTCCTCAATGTCATGTGAACCAGCCAGCCTTGCTATGAGAACATCTGCCGGGCTGTCTGTTGATYACAGACATCCTATGGCTATTTCTCCCATCACTACCTTGCTCTCACTACTCAGTGTAAAGACCTGTATGTGTGTTGTTAGAGGCGGTTTTACCAGAACGTTGGTCAAAAAGAGGACCCCAAGGCTCAGTCACTTTGGCATTTTTGTTTAACTTTGATTGTGTGCAATAGTGTAGTGTACACAGTGTTGTATGTAACAACATATTGTTTGATAATATTTGCACTTTTTTTGTCTGACTTAAAAGGTATTCATGAGAACATCTTAAAGTGATGCAAATGTTATgaattatgtaaattaaatacTGATGTCTGAACTCAAAGCTTCGAATCATATTCCTCCTTCAAATGAGGGTCAACACATTTGTTTCctatgttattatttttattataagaGGGTACAAAAACACYATATCATCTCAGGAATCTATTTGAGCTCCCCTGTCGGTGCCACACAATACACAAAGTCATTGCGACATCCCACCACCAGGGAGCGCTCCCACAccacaggagaggagaacagctccccgagcagagagagagatgctctcAAGGTCCCATCCTCTCCATCCAGAACGCACAGGGTCCCGTCTGTGGAGGCCAGGCCTACCAATGTACCCTCCTTACCCCAGGATGACCCCTCAAACACACAGGGGCTGGAGTACACCCTGCTGGGGGTCTGATAGCGCCACACCAATGAGCCGTCAGTACAGTTCAGACAGTACACACACCCGTCATGTGACCCACACACAACCCTCTGCTTGTCTGGTGTGATGCAGGGGGATGAGAAGACCGGTCCATTGGTTACATACTGCCAGACCTGCGAAAACACAAAGCATTAACACAAATGAAACACTTCAGTGAGAAATATGGTCAATTGTTACTTGGTGAAAATGAATATGATAAAGACACTAAACGGCCATTATCTTAGTGCCAGTTTTTCCTCTCACCATTTCCCCTGTGTGGCTGAAGCAGCAGATGTTTCCATCCACAGAYCCGATGATGATGTGACCTGAGGAGCAACTTGGTGAGGAGAAGAATGGAGTCTTCCTGGAATATGTCCACAGGACAGCACCAGTGTCCTAACAGAAGAACATTGAGTCAGTCGGTTGTCTTCACTCAAACAGTGCTAGTGCTTCTGAGCCATGTCAGTTAACAAGTGCGGGTATTACTACTAAGTGTGATTTGTGCAGGCAAGGAAGCATGGACACTCACAGGATTGAGACAGAGGAGGTGTCCTCCGAGGGTGGCTACATACAGCTGcctgagagaggggtggagacagggTGAAGAGAACACCGCCCCACACCCACAGTGGTGCTTCCAAACACACTGCTGAACCTagaatacacacaaaaacacataacTATTGAGCATGTGATGCAAGATTTGCACTAGAAAggtatgcacatacacacacctgtggGTCGAGGGCATAGACGTGGCCATCATGCGACCCCACCATCACTAGGCCTGTGAGAGGGTCCACAGTAGGAGAGCTCTTCACTGCGTCTCCAGTCTCAAACACCCACTGCGTCTCCCCAGACTCCACACAAAGGAAATACACACCACCATCATAGCACCCtgagaacaaacacacaacatagaccctcaatatctatttatttttaacctttatttaactaggcaagtcagttaagaacaaattcttatttacaatgacggcctacctgggaacatgacagaatgacagatttttcccttgtcagctcggggattcgatccagcaaccttttggttactagtccaacgctctaaccactaggctacctgccgcccccaaatATACACTGTAGAATAGACTAAACAATTTATCACAACCAAAAAACATATGCTTTATATGGATACTGACCAACCACGACGAGTCTTCCACATCGGgacacagcagaagaggactcGATCCTGTCTCCTAAAACCCTTTCCCACAGCAGACCCCCGGTGGTCAGGTCCAGGGCCTGCATCCTGTGGGAATGGGAGCCAATGAACACTGTGGCCCTGGTGCCTCCTGAGGACCCGTCCGCTCCTCTCTGGACCAGCAGGACTGGCGAGGCATCTACACACCTCCCTGTGTCTGACTCCCAGCTCACCCTCAGCCCCAGACCACCAGCCTCTCTGAGGGGAGGGGTAACACTGCTAGCACTGGGATCATTGGTTTCCACAGCCTGGGAATGGTT is a window of Salvelinus sp. IW2-2015 linkage group LG13, ASM291031v2, whole genome shotgun sequence DNA encoding:
- the cracd gene encoding capping protein inhibiting regulator of actin dynamics isoform X2 is translated as MFPKVFLQWCAALSSCAAKIERRRQGKFQPFRRLFGRRKKREAAERGFDAVELKASFSTGEVCNGVVSDDEETNQHLRELNPIGSRALSHDSVFIPEEAVQEPSPEHTMSQENVSDKVRNLQRQIAQNIKFGQRPPSLRKSEGDDGSSDEEEVPRSPLKVLAQVEAEPVDTETKGASQSQGPSQSHGAAQHGTPSTPVKSPRSKRVLPATGTIESIDLDGVPQSVPRLDNTAAKHKLSVKPKNQRISRKHRRFTQDLQEVDIPGILQEETDAADVQYRTAEEETPPEKTKKQKLQENERQESRRKRELAEQRHREEEEDRKKKAEEWRLRELEEERCRQQEEELIRKEEEERRQGEEMARRMKEEEEKRIREEEERRQRELEVMRIREEEERIQREEERRMREELELMQREEEQRTLEEEKRRKEEEERMRKEEEERKQHELEAERLCVEEEKRLKEAEEEEERKKKQVEXKRKLLAEEEEEKRLCAEVAASNSDPERKRRAEEVRWREMEERQRPFTFKVSSGEKQILFQKVNLTPVTPASSQQVGAVAEHKEGAKASSPGGADSPTLPSSQYVPHTAILVTGAQLCGTAVNLDHIKETACKSLLGLADEKKAAMGTPPPTKSKTSPDRKSGKTKSLSESTDQSSAAVLAEWASIRSKIFKGTGEGKYEEYPDHQSQSRPSSEDQSPFLHSNLRKTMSASAKFSITPARKKFADSNRNSEVLSQEEKEGGRPASAVSDTSSSASVPPAASLAPDSKTQSRGGKTVRIADGTGECMFAKDLPSFIVPSSSQASPRPKGSETDTGSLGGESEDSDGREEGEEKGQPSPFGIKLRRTNYSLRFHSDQSTDKRKKRYSAGDSFDGVPSPLTPIDRDSDASVFSNSSSPASPLRESFPGVKPGHVIVSLPEPRAKAGKSXTPSMHSEGEKLPSKSSLYQRPSTSPKSATPPPSPLPKVGRESSSDAVVQRSWVEADSAGHEERGERRREETSAVAQLHRNGQGQSQGQGEEEPKEKRSFFPSISIPWREKADRKTELIRREGKPSLQSRHSLDSTRVQDKESGPLWITLALQKQKGFREQQQSRDERRSHREAKLSEKQTKDKDSDVLLSPMEGKGSRNTNPPKPQTPEEAKRPDTLLGRLERRDLLKKANTLPSSVTVEIADSTPSPPAVKELTKRFPSTDSPQVSTEPAWLALAKRKAKAWSDCPQIIK
- the cracd gene encoding capping protein inhibiting regulator of actin dynamics isoform X1, whose protein sequence is MSQENVSDKVRNLQRQIAQNIKFGQRPPSLRKSEGDDGSSDEEEVPRSPLKVLAQVEAEPVDTETKGASQSQGPSQSHGAAQHGTPSTPVKSPRSKRVLPATGTIESIDLDGVPQSVPRLDNTAAKHKLSVKPKNQRISRKHRRFTQDLQEVDIPGILQEETDAADVQYRTAEEETPPEKTKKQKLQENERQESRRKRELAEQRHREEEEDRKKKAEEWRLRELEEERCRQQEEELIRKEEEERRQGEEMARRMKEEEEKRIREEEERRQRELEVMRIREEEERIQREEERRMREELELMQREEEQRTLEEEKRRKEEEERMRKEEEERKQHELEAERLCVEEEKRLKEAEEEEERKKKQVEXKRKLLAEEEEEKRLCAEVAASNSDPERKRRAEEVRWREMEERQRPFTFKVSSGEKQILFQKVNLTPVTPASSQQVGAVAEHKEGAKASSPGGADSPTLPSSQYVPHTAILVTGAQLCGTAVNLDHIKETACKSLLGLADEKKAAMGTPPPTKSKTSPDRKSGKTKSLSESTDQSSAAVLAEWASIRSKIFKGTGEGKYEEYPDHQSQSRPSSEDQSPFLHSNLRKTMSASAKFSITPARKKFADSNRNSEVLSQEEKEGGRPASAVSDTSSSASVPPAASLAPDSKTQSRGGKTVRIADGTGECMFAKDLPSFIVPSSSQASPRPKGSETDTGSLGGESEDSDGREEGEEKGQPSPFGIKLRRTNYSLRFHSDQSTDKRKKRYSAGDSFDGVPSPLTPIDRDSDASVFSNSSSPASPLRESFPGVKPGHVIVSLPEPRAKAGKSXTPSMHSEGEKLPSKSSLYQRPSTSPKSATPPPSPLPKVGRESSSDAVVQRSWVEADSAGHEERGERRREETSAVAQLHRNGQGQSQGQGEEEPKEKRSFFPSISIPWREKADRKTELIRREGKPSLQSRHSLDSTRVQDKESGPLWITLALQKQKGFREQQQSRDERRSHREAKLSEKQTKDKDSDVLLSPMEGKGSRNTNPPKPQTPEEAKRPDTLLGRLERRDLLKKANTLPSSVTVEIADSTPSPPAVKELTKRFPSTDSPQVSTEPAWLALAKRKAKAWSDCPQIIK